The Antarcticibacterium flavum genome contains the following window.
ATTAGTCGTTAGTCGTTAGAGAGGATTGTTGGCTTTTGCACTAGTATAGTAGGGATGTGTAGCGGTATCTGCCACTGTTTGATTACACGGATTTAAGCGGATTACAAGGAGCAACTTACTAAGGTTTAAAGCGTCTAAGTAAGAATGTTTGGAGTTCTTAAAGGGCTTCTACTTTCGCAGATGCTCAAAGTAAGCGAGTACAATCATACCCCGCGCGGGATCCTGAGTCGCGCGAAAAGCGCTCCGCAGGATGACAAAAAATGGGATAATACTTTCCTTGTCATCCTGAGCGCAGTGAAGGATCTCAACTCCCGGTGCAGTGAGAAAAGACAGCTACTAGCAAATAAAGCAATTCCCGCTTCTCACTCAAACCGCAAATTCGCTTCTCCTTCCGCAGACCTTATAGAAAACTAGGAACGCTTCTACCCCGCCAGAGATCCTTAGTCGCGCGAAAAAGCGCTCCGAAGGATGACAAAAATGGTGGGAATATTTGCCCATCGCCCTCCCCCTTTAGGGGATACAGGGGTCCTGGAAAAATGGCCAATCTCACCTTAAATCCCTATGAGGTTGCATCTAAGTAAGAATGTTTGGTCTTCTACTTCCGCAGACGCTCAAAATAAAGCGTGTATAATCATCCACCGCCCGGGATCCTTAGTCGCGCGAAAAGGCGCTCCGCAGGATGACAAGAATGGAGGGTGTGTCACCAACAATACTTTTGTCATCCTGAGCGCAGTGAAGGATCTCAACTCCCGGTGCAGTGGGAAAGGACAGCTGTTAGCACATAAAGCAATTCCCGCTCCTCACTCAAATCGCAAATTCGCTTCCCCTCTCGCAGGCGTTATAGAAAACTAAGTACGCTTCTTCCCCGCCAGAGATCCTTAGTCGCGCCAAAAAGCGCTCCGCAGGATGACAAAAATGGAAGGAATATCTGCCCAGCGCCCTCCCCTTTAGGGGATACAGGGGTCGTGGAAAAATGGCCAATCTCACCTTAAACTTCTAACGACTAACGACTAACGACCAAGGACTATTTCTCCGCGTAATCCGCTAAGATCCGCGTTATCCAAAACTCCCAAAACCAACCCCAAACAGTACATATCTGGCCCTAAACGTTGCAGACACTTCCTACCCACTACTCAAGGATCCCAAGAAACTTCAACCCAAAAATAAACGCTCCTTCCCGGTTCCCCTCAAATTCAGAAACTACATAATCCAGGCGCAGGAGGCGGTATTTGCCGAAGCCCAGATTGTCGATGCCTACAGAATACTCTGCGTAGGGTTTGTTGGTTTCTGTGGCGAGAAAGTGGGCGCCAAGGATGAGGTTGTAGTTAAGCCTGTTTATCCCGGGGATCTTGCCCAGGATCCAACCCTTGAAATCCTGCTCGGCATGTGCCTCAAAGTAATTGCCGTTGGTGCTCAGGGCATAGTAGGGGAGCAGGTGGAATTCATTGATGTAGCTGCCATTCCCCACCCGGGTTTGGTTGCCGTTGAAGTGCTGATAGTCTAAATAAGCTATGTCATTTCCGCTTAAAAATGTGCCTCCCTTCAAATTATATTTAAAGGTCCCTTTGTTGCCAAGGCTCACATCCTGCCGCAATGCCGCCCGCACCTGGTCAAAATTGTAGTTATCCACACTCGCCCCAAATCCTTTTTCATAAGCCAGGTACAGCGTGGGATATTTATTGGAAGGGATGTTGAATTTCCCATCGGGGTAACTCATGTATTTCTGCCCAAAATTGATCTGTCCGGTGAAATTAAATTTGAAGATATCGTGGTCAACGAAGGCTGCCGACCCATAATTATCCGGCTGCAATGGGTTGTTGGAGGTGTATTCCACATTCTCCCGGTTGCGCCAGGCCTGATTGGTAGTATTAAAAAGCGGCAAGCGCTGCTGGTAGCTAAGATCTGTGAACACCCTGAACCCGTTAAAAAGCTCCTGCTGCCAGGCAACTTCAGCAAATCTGCGCTCGTAGAGTTTCAAATAATTTCGCTGAAACAGCAGACTAGTAATGTCGTTCAGCCTTTCAGAAATAGGAATAGTATTGTTGATCTGCGCTGCTTCAACTCCGCCGGAAGCCGTGAGAATAGGCTTCGAAATATTATTGAATTTCTTCTGAAAACCACCTGTTATCCGCAGCCTTTCATCGCTGAAACCGTAGTTGATGTTGCTGAAGGCCCTCCAGTATTTTCCGAAGCTGTCATCCTGGTTTTTTCTGAAGCTTATATCCACTTCAGAATTCCAGCCCTGCACCGTATTGAAATGTGTGCCGAAGAGGGGAGAGCTTATATTGAAATATTCCTTTTCATAGGAGTTGCTGTGACTATAGCCAAACAGCAAATCGCCCAATCCCAACTTATTCCTCACCGCATCCACCGAATCCAGATAGACTTTAGAATTTCGCTTTTCCTGAATGCTATCTTTGCGTACGTAATCTGTGATCTCCTCTGCAGTTAGCGGCACGGGGCGAACGGTTTGCCAGTAGAGGGAATCTTTTTTGTTGGCAGCTTCAGCAAAGGACAATACCTCACGGGAGAAGGTATTTTTTAGTTGCGGACTAAAATCGTAATTGCTGTAAACCGCGGTAAACCTTCCGTCGCCGGAAATGCCGAACATATCAAAACTAAAGTCTACTGTTTGAGAGATCTTGACCCAAAAGCCGTAATCTTCAGAATATTTAAAATTTTGTCTAAAAGTGAGTACTTCTATTGGCGGAAACTGTATGGCTTCCCCGGTGGTGTTTAACTCCACCCCATAGATCTCCCAGCTGTCCTCGATAATATAAATAGATCCGTAAAAAACCTTGTCTTTTGGCCGCTTTGGGGTTACTTCGATCTTATTGATGAGGTTCCCGGTGTCATCATAAAAGGCACCTTCGAGCTTGTAATTGTAATAATTGAAGGCATAGTCGGCCACCGGGGATACGATCTTTGCGTTGAGGTCTATGGTGTTGTTGTAAAAACTGAAATTTGATTCCTGTGCAGAATTTAAGCTGAAACCATTGTCATTACCGCTCACTTTGGAGGCGATGATCTTCTCCTTAAAACTGTCCGGAGCGCGGTATGCGATTTCTGAAATGGTCTCGCTGAGATAGATGATCCCGCTTCGGGTGGAATCCAGGTTTCCTCCCAGGTCGCCTATTTCCTGCCCCAGGATCCTCTCTGGCACATTTTCCATTCGCCATAGGCCACGGGAATAATAGTCGGCAGTGTATTCCTTGATCCTTGCCAGGTTCGCCTGTCTCGCCGCAATGGCATTGCGCATGATCTTATTGGCAGGATTCTCTCCGGAATTAACCGTTACCTCGTCCAGGCTGGTAGTTTCTGCTTTTAAACTAATGTCCAGCCGGAAAGGAAAGTTTTGAACATCTACCTTTTTCCGAAGTGTTTCAAACCCCAGGAACTGGAATACCAGGTCATAAGTACCGGGAGTGCTTATCTTTAGTTCGTAATCCCCCTCCTCATTGGTAGTTGTGCCCCTGGTCCCATCGGCAGTGTAAATATTTACATAGGGGAGCGGCAGATTTTCCTCATCTGTCACGGTGCCTGTAATTTGCGCGAACAGGGCAGGAGAGAATAACAAAAAAATGTAGAATAATGGGAATTTACCTGTCATTGAGAGGAGGATTTTACTGCCTTTCCAGACGCAGGCTTTAATTATAATCTTTTTTGATACGGTCCAGCCTTCTTTTGCTCTCACGGTCCTTGATGGTTTCCCGCTTGTCATAAAGCTTTTTACCCTTGGCAAGCGCGATTTGCATCTTAGCAAGCCCTCTGT
Protein-coding sequences here:
- a CDS encoding DUF5686 and carboxypeptidase regulatory-like domain-containing protein; this encodes MTGKFPLFYIFLLFSPALFAQITGTVTDEENLPLPYVNIYTADGTRGTTTNEEGDYELKISTPGTYDLVFQFLGFETLRKKVDVQNFPFRLDISLKAETTSLDEVTVNSGENPANKIMRNAIAARQANLARIKEYTADYYSRGLWRMENVPERILGQEIGDLGGNLDSTRSGIIYLSETISEIAYRAPDSFKEKIIASKVSGNDNGFSLNSAQESNFSFYNNTIDLNAKIVSPVADYAFNYYNYKLEGAFYDDTGNLINKIEVTPKRPKDKVFYGSIYIIEDSWEIYGVELNTTGEAIQFPPIEVLTFRQNFKYSEDYGFWVKISQTVDFSFDMFGISGDGRFTAVYSNYDFSPQLKNTFSREVLSFAEAANKKDSLYWQTVRPVPLTAEEITDYVRKDSIQEKRNSKVYLDSVDAVRNKLGLGDLLFGYSHSNSYEKEYFNISSPLFGTHFNTVQGWNSEVDISFRKNQDDSFGKYWRAFSNINYGFSDERLRITGGFQKKFNNISKPILTASGGVEAAQINNTIPISERLNDITSLLFQRNYLKLYERRFAEVAWQQELFNGFRVFTDLSYQQRLPLFNTTNQAWRNRENVEYTSNNPLQPDNYGSAAFVDHDIFKFNFTGQINFGQKYMSYPDGKFNIPSNKYPTLYLAYEKGFGASVDNYNFDQVRAALRQDVSLGNKGTFKYNLKGGTFLSGNDIAYLDYQHFNGNQTRVGNGSYINEFHLLPYYALSTNGNYFEAHAEQDFKGWILGKIPGINRLNYNLILGAHFLATETNKPYAEYSVGIDNLGFGKYRLLRLDYVVSEFEGNREGAFIFGLKFLGILE